The Halobellus sp. MBLA0158 genome has a window encoding:
- a CDS encoding geranylgeranyl reductase family protein: protein MYDFAVVGVGPAGARFARGAAEAGYDVVAFEQGTVGTPLACSGHVSTDIWGYVPDDAKPELLQNRVYGARFQVGGPGSTGYPFYKREEVSNVIDRVELDRTLADCARAAGADVRERHTVVDVDERHDGVELTVSNAGETETVRAKMVAGCDGPTSRVRRGCDLPEPGELIHGVLAFDPEPDGGDFVDVHLTAPRFFAWRIPRGDAGVEYGLAAPPGESVNDLFDRLTDAYDVETEHFCSGAIPIGPPERVHGRRVFLIGDAAAQTKPFTGGGILYGMTAADCAVDAVDPDDPATLRDYESAWRAELSREIALGHWLRRAYSLPEPVQHLGLRTLSGEIGVHMDKPSSFFSAANLRKMLGIGRSGEQ, encoded by the coding sequence GACGTCGTCGCCTTCGAACAGGGGACCGTCGGGACGCCGCTGGCGTGTTCGGGCCACGTCAGCACCGACATCTGGGGGTACGTCCCCGACGACGCGAAGCCCGAACTCCTCCAGAACCGCGTGTACGGCGCCCGCTTCCAAGTCGGCGGCCCGGGATCGACGGGCTACCCGTTCTACAAGCGCGAGGAGGTCTCGAACGTCATCGACCGCGTCGAGCTGGACCGGACGCTCGCCGACTGCGCCCGGGCGGCGGGCGCGGACGTCCGCGAGCGCCACACCGTCGTCGACGTCGACGAGCGCCACGACGGCGTCGAACTGACCGTCTCGAACGCCGGCGAGACCGAGACCGTCCGCGCGAAGATGGTCGCGGGCTGCGACGGGCCGACCTCGCGGGTCCGGCGCGGCTGTGACCTCCCCGAGCCGGGCGAACTCATCCACGGCGTGCTCGCGTTCGATCCCGAGCCCGACGGCGGCGACTTCGTCGACGTCCACCTCACCGCGCCGCGCTTCTTCGCGTGGCGGATCCCCCGCGGCGACGCGGGCGTCGAGTACGGCCTCGCCGCGCCGCCGGGCGAGTCGGTGAACGACCTCTTCGACCGCCTCACCGACGCCTACGACGTCGAGACCGAGCACTTCTGCTCCGGCGCGATCCCGATCGGCCCGCCGGAGCGCGTCCACGGCCGGCGCGTCTTCCTGATCGGCGACGCCGCGGCGCAGACCAAGCCCTTCACCGGCGGCGGGATCCTCTACGGGATGACCGCCGCCGACTGCGCCGTCGACGCCGTCGACCCCGACGACCCGGCGACCCTCCGCGACTACGAGTCCGCGTGGCGCGCCGAACTCTCCCGCGAGATCGCCCTCGGTCACTGGCTCCGGCGGGCATACTCGCTCCCGGAGCCCGTCCAGCACCTCGGGCTGCGGACCCTCTCCGGCGAGATCGGGGTCCACATGGACAAGCCGTCGTCCTTCTTTTCGGCCGCGAACCTGCGGAAGATGCTCGGTATCGGGCGTAGCGGCGAACAGTAA
- a CDS encoding PAS domain S-box protein: MSDPTPQTDDTVVLVAVSNRGNRDVLVDWVRDSPGYALVECSPDIGVDGSLPEFDICLVDAPGLRAIEPEVRERRSRQQPFMPCLLVENRADAFDRLPPEIRELVDDVVTPPIDPGRLRFRIDTLSRRRRLDEELRQTEQRYRRLFELAPSPKFLVEDGAIKAMNRAAEGLLGRDREAVRGESLASFVAGEDRETLRHVLEDAPAHVSQSSARSRTVVFETDTGAAICEFSAVLTGEGDERLVLAQDLTERIERERRLDLYRRAMDEASIGITITDPSLPDNPMIYANDRFAEITGYDREEVIGRNCRFLQGADTSDETVARLRRAIDAERPVSVTILNYRKNGDPFHNALDVMPVRNAVGEVTNYLGFQRDVTESVRQQQRLSVLDRVLRHNVRNRMNVVLGYAQQLADNEDPAVRQVADRITDAGEDLVRQSESARRFRNVVDESSQTLEHRDLVAIATDAVEEVLDASPDADVRTEFPDRAVVQADESVSLGIVELIENALEHGAPPVVVRIDAGDDRTTLSVSDQGSGIPPEERNVFETDEERPTEHAGGVGLWLVRWTTERVGGQISYDASAPATVRLRFRTVCETDSDA, from the coding sequence ATGTCCGATCCGACGCCGCAGACCGACGACACGGTCGTCCTCGTGGCGGTCTCGAATCGAGGAAACCGCGACGTCCTCGTCGACTGGGTCCGCGACTCCCCCGGCTACGCCCTCGTCGAGTGCTCGCCGGACATCGGGGTCGACGGTTCCCTTCCCGAGTTCGACATCTGCCTCGTCGACGCCCCGGGGCTCCGGGCGATCGAGCCCGAGGTCCGCGAACGGCGGTCGCGGCAGCAGCCCTTTATGCCCTGTCTGCTCGTCGAGAACCGGGCGGACGCGTTCGACAGGCTCCCGCCCGAGATCCGCGAGCTGGTCGACGACGTGGTGACGCCGCCGATCGATCCGGGGCGACTCCGCTTCCGGATCGACACGCTGTCGCGTCGCCGCCGCCTCGACGAGGAGCTGCGGCAGACTGAACAGCGCTACCGGCGGCTGTTCGAGCTGGCGCCGAGCCCGAAGTTCCTGGTCGAAGACGGCGCGATCAAGGCGATGAACCGCGCCGCCGAGGGGCTGCTCGGCCGCGACCGCGAGGCCGTCCGCGGGGAGTCGCTCGCGTCGTTCGTCGCCGGCGAGGACCGGGAGACGCTCCGGCACGTCCTCGAAGATGCGCCGGCGCACGTCTCCCAGTCCAGCGCGCGGTCACGGACGGTCGTCTTCGAGACCGACACCGGCGCCGCGATCTGTGAGTTCTCGGCGGTCCTGACCGGCGAGGGCGACGAGCGGCTCGTCCTCGCGCAGGATCTGACAGAGCGGATCGAACGCGAGCGGCGGCTCGACCTGTACCGACGCGCGATGGACGAGGCGTCGATCGGCATCACGATCACCGACCCGTCGCTCCCGGACAATCCGATGATCTACGCCAACGATCGGTTCGCCGAGATCACGGGCTACGACCGCGAGGAGGTCATCGGCCGCAACTGTCGGTTCCTCCAGGGCGCGGATACGAGCGACGAGACGGTCGCCCGGCTCCGGCGGGCCATCGACGCCGAGCGGCCCGTGTCGGTGACGATCCTGAACTACCGGAAGAACGGCGATCCGTTCCACAACGCGCTGGACGTGATGCCCGTCCGCAACGCCGTCGGCGAGGTCACGAACTACCTCGGCTTCCAGCGCGACGTGACCGAGTCCGTCCGCCAGCAGCAGCGCCTCTCGGTGCTCGATCGGGTCCTCCGCCACAACGTCCGCAACCGGATGAACGTCGTGCTGGGCTACGCGCAACAGCTCGCCGATAACGAGGACCCGGCGGTGCGGCAGGTGGCCGACCGGATCACCGACGCCGGCGAGGACCTCGTCAGGCAGAGCGAGAGCGCGCGGCGCTTCCGCAACGTCGTCGACGAGTCCTCACAGACGCTCGAACACCGGGACCTCGTCGCGATCGCGACCGACGCCGTCGAGGAGGTCTTGGACGCCTCTCCCGACGCCGACGTCCGGACGGAGTTCCCCGATCGCGCGGTCGTCCAGGCCGACGAGAGCGTCTCCCTGGGAATCGTCGAGCTCATCGAGAACGCCCTCGAACACGGGGCGCCGCCGGTCGTTGTCCGCATCGACGCCGGCGACGACCGGACGACGCTTTCGGTCTCCGACCAGGGCTCGGGGATCCCCCCCGAGGAGCGGAACGTCTTCGAGACCGACGAGGAGCGGCCGACAGAGCACGCCGGCGGCGTCGGCCTGTGGCTCGTCCGTTGGACCACAGAGCGGGTCGGCGGTCAGATCTCCTACGACGCGTCCGCGCCCGCGACCGTGCGACTCCGGTTCCGAACGGTCTGTGAGACGGACAGCGACGCGTAG
- a CDS encoding ATPase domain-containing protein, producing MSERARVSTGIDGLDEILCGGLFRERAYMVTGGAGTGKTIVGLHFLTAGVDAGENALFVAFEEDPEDIRRDAEGLGFDTDGIDFLDLSPGAERFVSEQSYDVFEPDVVEGDDVAARIVDAVEAHEPDRVFVDPLTHLQYLTPDEYQFRQEVSGFVQYLTDQSATVLFSGQQALEGERHTLEYLCDGSIHLDHAAKGRTVEVTKFRGSDFFSGAHTMRISDGGIAVFTKLSPDAHQPRERSGTLPSGVDELDDLLHGGIERSTVTVISGSSGVGKTTTAAQFATEAAARGERALFYLFEETPDTFHRRASSIGLPVADLEASGDLVVEAVEPLSISPDEFAHRVRREVETADAEFVVIDGISGYRLSIRGEEDDLVRELHALGRYLKRTGVTVVFIDDLDSVTGTFEPTSTHISYLADNILFLRYLEVSGELHKAVGVLKKRTGDFERTLREFEITGAGIRVGDPLAGLRGILTGTPDWGDDHPFERSRDPEARDGSDRSEPE from the coding sequence ATGAGCGAACGCGCTCGCGTCTCGACCGGGATCGACGGGCTCGACGAGATCCTCTGCGGGGGGCTCTTCCGGGAGCGAGCGTATATGGTGACCGGCGGCGCCGGCACCGGCAAGACGATCGTCGGGCTCCACTTCCTCACCGCGGGCGTCGACGCGGGCGAGAACGCCCTGTTCGTCGCCTTCGAGGAGGACCCCGAGGACATCCGCCGCGACGCCGAGGGGCTGGGCTTCGACACCGACGGGATCGACTTCCTGGACCTCTCGCCGGGCGCCGAGCGCTTCGTCTCCGAGCAGTCCTACGACGTGTTCGAGCCGGACGTCGTCGAGGGCGACGACGTCGCGGCCCGGATCGTCGACGCCGTCGAGGCCCACGAGCCCGATCGGGTGTTCGTCGACCCCCTCACGCACCTCCAGTATCTCACGCCCGACGAGTACCAGTTCCGCCAGGAGGTCTCGGGCTTCGTCCAGTACCTCACCGACCAGTCGGCGACGGTGCTCTTCAGCGGCCAACAGGCGCTGGAAGGCGAGCGGCACACGCTCGAATACCTCTGCGACGGGAGCATCCACCTCGACCACGCCGCCAAGGGCCGGACGGTCGAGGTGACGAAGTTCCGCGGGTCGGACTTCTTCTCGGGTGCGCACACGATGCGGATCTCGGACGGCGGGATCGCGGTGTTCACGAAGCTCTCGCCGGACGCGCACCAGCCGCGCGAGCGCTCGGGAACGCTCCCCTCGGGCGTCGACGAGCTCGACGACCTCCTCCACGGCGGGATCGAGCGGAGCACGGTCACCGTCATCAGCGGATCCAGTGGCGTCGGCAAGACGACGACCGCCGCTCAGTTCGCCACCGAGGCCGCCGCGCGGGGCGAGCGCGCCCTCTTTTACCTCTTCGAGGAGACTCCGGACACCTTCCACCGGCGCGCGTCGAGCATCGGACTGCCGGTGGCGGACCTGGAGGCCTCCGGGGACCTCGTCGTCGAGGCGGTCGAGCCCCTGTCCATCTCGCCCGACGAGTTCGCCCACCGGGTCAGACGCGAGGTCGAGACCGCGGACGCGGAGTTCGTCGTGATCGACGGCATCTCGGGCTACCGGCTCTCGATCCGGGGCGAGGAGGACGACCTCGTCCGCGAGCTCCACGCGCTCGGCCGCTACCTCAAGCGGACGGGCGTGACGGTCGTCTTCATCGACGACCTCGATTCGGTGACGGGAACCTTCGAGCCCACGAGCACCCACATCAGCTACCTCGCCGACAACATCCTGTTCCTCCGGTATCTCGAAGTCTCCGGCGAACTCCACAAGGCCGTCGGGGTGCTCAAAAAGCGCACCGGTGACTTCGAGCGGACGCTCCGGGAGTTCGAGATCACGGGCGCGGGGATCCGCGTGGGCGACCCGCTGGCCGGGCTCCGCGGGATCCTCACCGGTACGCCCGACTGGGGGGACGACCACCCCTTCGAGCGGAGCCGTGACCCCGAGGCGCGGGACGGATCGGACCGGTCGGAGCCAGAGTGA
- the ygfZ gene encoding CAF17-like 4Fe-4S cluster assembly/insertion protein YgfZ, producing MTVVTEQHEDHGATFEERDGRKLVRHYGRPERTHRAVRNGAGVIEMGYGVVVVEGDDRIEFVDDTVSNRVPRDDGEGVYALLLDPQGRIETDLYVYNAGERLLCFTPPTRAGPLVDDWSEKVFIQDVDVREASTDFAVFGVHGPKSTEKVASVLNKAGAPEPPLSFVRGSMGGEGVTVVAGDGLAGEEGYEVVCSADAAERVFETLLTFGMNAVPFGYRTWETLTAEAGTPLFATELRDRIPNVLGLRNAVDFEKGCFVGQEVISKVENRGRPSQRLVGLRIDGDAVPDSGADVRADGDVVGAVTRATASPLLDAPIALALVDFDADLAEGVSVPAGDGAVDADRAALPFVEGSATSARLPDYSDG from the coding sequence ATGACCGTCGTCACGGAGCAACACGAAGACCACGGCGCCACGTTCGAAGAGCGCGACGGCCGCAAGCTCGTCCGCCACTACGGCCGCCCCGAGCGGACGCACCGGGCCGTCCGCAACGGCGCGGGCGTGATCGAGATGGGCTACGGCGTCGTCGTCGTCGAGGGCGACGACCGGATCGAGTTCGTCGACGACACCGTCTCGAATCGGGTCCCCCGCGACGACGGCGAGGGAGTCTACGCGCTCCTCCTCGATCCCCAAGGGCGGATCGAGACGGACCTCTACGTCTACAACGCCGGCGAGCGCCTCCTCTGTTTCACGCCGCCGACGCGGGCCGGGCCGCTCGTCGACGACTGGAGCGAGAAGGTCTTCATCCAGGACGTCGACGTGCGGGAGGCCTCGACCGACTTCGCCGTCTTCGGCGTTCACGGACCGAAGTCGACCGAGAAGGTCGCGAGCGTCCTCAACAAGGCGGGCGCGCCGGAGCCGCCGCTGTCGTTCGTCCGCGGGTCGATGGGCGGCGAGGGCGTGACCGTGGTCGCGGGCGACGGCCTCGCCGGCGAGGAGGGCTACGAGGTCGTCTGTTCGGCCGACGCCGCAGAACGGGTCTTCGAGACGCTCCTCACCTTCGGGATGAACGCCGTCCCCTTCGGCTACCGCACCTGGGAGACGCTCACGGCCGAGGCCGGGACGCCGCTGTTCGCGACCGAACTCCGCGACCGGATCCCGAACGTCCTCGGCCTCCGCAACGCCGTCGACTTCGAGAAGGGCTGTTTCGTCGGCCAGGAGGTCATTTCCAAGGTCGAAAATCGCGGCCGGCCGAGCCAGCGCCTCGTCGGCCTCCGGATCGACGGCGACGCTGTTCCCGATTCCGGCGCCGACGTCCGCGCCGACGGCGACGTCGTCGGCGCGGTGACGCGCGCGACGGCGAGTCCGCTGCTCGATGCGCCGATCGCGCTCGCGCTCGTCGACTTCGACGCCGACCTCGCCGAAGGGGTCTCGGTCCCCGCCGGCGACGGGGCGGTCGACGCCGACCGGGCGGCGCTTCCCTTCGTCGAGGGGAGCGCGACGTCCGCGCGGCTCCCCGACTACTCGGACGGCTGA
- a CDS encoding DUF6432 family protein, whose product MRARREFRDRPEVEVAVLDALVDRAEEGMTVFEVRAAVDADIDGIEEALAALKRDGLISVQNGDDDRVVILVDEKVVPDPEEERHDERGFVEALREKFGL is encoded by the coding sequence ATGAGAGCGCGGCGCGAGTTCCGAGATCGCCCCGAGGTCGAAGTAGCGGTGCTCGACGCGCTCGTCGACCGTGCCGAAGAGGGGATGACCGTCTTCGAGGTGCGGGCCGCCGTCGACGCCGACATCGACGGCATCGAGGAGGCGCTCGCCGCCCTGAAGCGCGACGGGCTGATCTCGGTCCAGAACGGTGACGACGACCGGGTCGTCATCCTCGTCGACGAGAAAGTGGTCCCCGATCCCGAGGAGGAGCGCCACGACGAGCGGGGGTTCGTCGAGGCGTTGCGCGAGAAGTTCGGCCTCTAG
- a CDS encoding DUF7093 family protein: MGLKCRLLGHTYGEPEVERNREEQGDEVVVTIREIQACERCGDEQVVSQNKEVTAIRSPEEVGLDGDAGSESGAAAAAADAAPQDATDGEAAEQPTVTPAESTADPAADEGTTADATPEGSEAESTAADTASASAPAADDGGVIDEAEAETGGASDGWETGSDDWEDVEPDGDADDAVILDDAETERDETQWPEETDTDPQRAARESAAREEGAAGAEPDADNEVTNDAEIIDADDGQSGAGASADASADADTGRERGEWAGRDAGSASNGWPDHEGEDEGYAATPGGDADVEFDSGGGLTPEVNGHADADDDADAETIEGIAAGADDARAAAERNAGVRPEAASEGEEGFARAGESTTLESDVPDDRVEFYCPNCGHSRVAGASSMRAGDICPECKQGYIAERER; this comes from the coding sequence ATGGGACTCAAGTGCCGTCTTCTCGGGCATACGTACGGGGAGCCCGAGGTCGAACGCAACCGGGAGGAACAGGGCGACGAGGTCGTCGTCACGATCCGCGAGATCCAGGCGTGCGAGCGGTGCGGCGACGAACAGGTCGTCAGTCAGAACAAGGAGGTGACGGCGATCCGCTCGCCCGAGGAGGTCGGGCTCGACGGGGACGCCGGGAGCGAAAGCGGCGCCGCCGCCGCGGCGGCCGACGCGGCCCCACAGGACGCCACCGACGGCGAGGCGGCAGAGCAGCCGACCGTGACGCCCGCGGAGTCGACCGCCGACCCGGCCGCCGACGAGGGAACGACCGCGGACGCGACGCCGGAGGGCTCCGAAGCGGAATCGACGGCCGCCGACACGGCGTCGGCCTCGGCGCCGGCCGCGGACGACGGCGGCGTGATCGACGAGGCCGAAGCCGAGACCGGCGGCGCGAGCGACGGCTGGGAGACCGGCAGCGACGATTGGGAGGACGTCGAGCCGGACGGGGACGCCGACGACGCGGTCATCCTCGACGACGCCGAGACCGAGCGCGACGAGACGCAGTGGCCGGAGGAGACCGACACGGACCCCCAGCGGGCCGCCCGCGAATCGGCGGCGCGCGAGGAAGGGGCCGCCGGCGCCGAGCCCGACGCCGACAACGAGGTGACGAACGACGCCGAGATCATCGACGCCGACGACGGGCAGTCGGGCGCCGGCGCGAGTGCGGACGCGAGCGCGGACGCGGACACCGGTCGCGAGCGCGGCGAGTGGGCCGGCCGCGACGCCGGGTCGGCCTCGAACGGCTGGCCCGACCACGAGGGCGAAGACGAGGGCTACGCGGCGACGCCCGGCGGCGACGCGGACGTCGAGTTCGACAGCGGCGGCGGCCTGACGCCCGAGGTGAACGGCCACGCCGACGCCGACGACGACGCCGACGCCGAGACGATCGAGGGGATCGCGGCCGGCGCCGACGACGCGCGGGCGGCCGCCGAGCGGAACGCGGGGGTCCGACCGGAGGCCGCCAGCGAGGGCGAAGAGGGCTTCGCACGCGCCGGGGAGTCCACGACCCTGGAGTCGGACGTGCCGGACGACCGGGTGGAGTTCTACTGTCCGAACTGCGGGCACAGCCGCGTCGCCGGGGCGTCGTCGATGCGCGCCGGCGACATCTGCCCCGAGTGCAAGCAGGGCTACATCGCCGAGCGCGAGCGGTAG
- a CDS encoding DUF5611 family protein → MKEYKMRRGETLEERIPDMEATVEEYFGPITGTTEYKGSDLYVVDEPDNPVFERVVAGAVSYGSKKDRLGVEFEERDPTELGPDDLEAAGDAVDAKNDFLLEATGRDAKSRRDSMKRAVEDDAPDY, encoded by the coding sequence ATGAAGGAGTACAAGATGCGTCGCGGGGAGACCCTCGAAGAGCGCATCCCGGATATGGAGGCGACGGTCGAGGAGTACTTCGGGCCGATCACGGGCACCACCGAGTACAAGGGCAGCGACCTCTACGTCGTCGACGAGCCGGACAACCCCGTGTTCGAGCGCGTCGTGGCGGGCGCCGTTTCCTACGGCAGTAAGAAGGACCGACTCGGCGTGGAGTTCGAAGAGCGCGATCCCACCGAACTTGGCCCCGACGACCTCGAAGCCGCGGGCGACGCCGTCGACGCCAAGAACGACTTCCTCCTGGAGGCGACCGGCCGCGACGCGAAGTCCCGCCGCGACTCGATGAAGCGCGCCGTCGAGGACGACGCCCCGGATTACTGA
- a CDS encoding universal stress protein codes for MAIETILLAVGPDERERIDRLVEAAIDVAGPTGARVILGHVFTDEEFERAVGNLDRDVEVGEISADDVAGRFVNVRDAADQLEAAGVDYEIRGAIGEHGRAIVELADDVAADRILVGGRQRSPAGKAVFGSTAQEVLLNAPCPVTLVRSDTR; via the coding sequence ATGGCGATCGAAACGATCCTACTAGCCGTCGGCCCGGACGAGAGAGAACGCATCGACCGACTCGTCGAGGCGGCGATCGACGTCGCCGGACCGACGGGAGCGAGAGTGATTCTCGGACACGTGTTCACAGACGAGGAGTTCGAGCGGGCGGTCGGGAACCTCGACCGGGACGTCGAGGTCGGCGAGATCAGCGCCGACGACGTCGCCGGGCGGTTCGTGAATGTCCGCGACGCCGCGGACCAGCTGGAGGCGGCCGGAGTCGACTACGAGATCCGCGGCGCGATCGGCGAGCACGGGCGGGCGATCGTCGAGCTCGCCGACGACGTCGCCGCCGACCGGATCCTCGTCGGCGGCCGCCAGCGTTCGCCCGCCGGCAAGGCCGTCTTCGGGAGCACCGCCCAGGAAGTGCTGCTCAACGCCCCCTGTCCGGTGACCCTCGTCAGGTCGGATACGCGGTGA
- a CDS encoding ROK family protein: MAYYVGVDLGATNVRAVVADGDGTVIGSADDGTPQGPTGIAITEAVLGVVREACGHAGIDPEQANAVGIGSIGPLDLAEGTVEDPANLPDTIDRIPLTGPLSVLCETDRLFLHNDTAAGVIGERFYSERNPDDMVYLTISSGIGAGVCVDGHVLAGWDGNAGEVGHLTLDPEGQITCGCGHDGHWEGYCSGNNIPNYAEYLAEKEDAETALPVGDPDFSAVDVFEHADDDAFAAHVVERLGHWNAMGVANIVHSFAPIIIYVGGAVALNNPERVLEPIRERMDEMVMTNVPEIQLTNLGDEVVVKGALASAMTEGTGDRTRM; encoded by the coding sequence ATGGCCTACTACGTGGGCGTCGACCTCGGGGCGACGAACGTCCGGGCGGTCGTCGCCGACGGCGACGGGACGGTTATCGGATCCGCAGACGACGGCACGCCGCAGGGGCCGACCGGGATCGCGATCACCGAGGCGGTCCTCGGCGTCGTCCGCGAGGCGTGCGGTCACGCGGGCATCGATCCCGAGCAGGCGAACGCCGTGGGGATCGGCTCGATCGGCCCGCTCGACCTCGCGGAGGGGACCGTCGAGGACCCCGCGAACCTCCCCGACACGATCGATCGCATCCCCCTCACCGGGCCGCTTTCGGTCCTCTGTGAGACGGATCGGCTCTTCCTCCACAACGACACGGCCGCGGGCGTCATCGGCGAGCGGTTCTACTCCGAGCGCAACCCCGACGACATGGTCTACCTCACGATCTCCTCGGGGATCGGCGCGGGCGTCTGCGTCGACGGCCACGTCCTCGCGGGCTGGGACGGCAACGCCGGCGAGGTCGGCCACCTGACGCTCGACCCCGAGGGCCAGATCACCTGCGGCTGCGGCCACGACGGCCACTGGGAGGGCTACTGCTCGGGCAACAACATCCCGAACTACGCCGAGTACCTCGCCGAGAAGGAGGACGCCGAGACGGCGCTTCCGGTCGGCGATCCCGACTTCTCGGCGGTCGACGTCTTCGAGCACGCCGACGACGACGCCTTCGCCGCGCACGTGGTCGAGCGCCTCGGCCACTGGAACGCGATGGGCGTCGCCAACATCGTCCACTCCTTCGCGCCGATCATCATCTACGTCGGCGGCGCGGTCGCGCTCAACAACCCCGAACGGGTGTTGGAGCCGATCCGCGAGCGGATGGACGAGATGGTGATGACGAACGTCCCCGAGATCCAGCTGACAAACCTGGGCGACGAGGTCGTCGTCAAGGGGGCGCTCGCGAGCGCGATGACGGAAGGAACGGGCGACCGCACGCGGATGTGA
- a CDS encoding NifU family protein, with the protein MSESEGPLRERIETWMVGQMPIIRMHGGESVVRKADPETGEVVVELGGACAGCGISNITADNIKADLITDFEEVEDVRVKVPSAGDHTNSTVEGGRGGELQYGSEDPGHF; encoded by the coding sequence ATGAGCGAATCCGAAGGGCCGCTCCGCGAGCGCATCGAGACGTGGATGGTCGGACAGATGCCGATCATCCGGATGCACGGGGGCGAAAGCGTCGTCCGGAAGGCCGACCCCGAGACCGGCGAGGTCGTCGTCGAACTCGGCGGCGCCTGTGCGGGCTGTGGGATCTCCAACATCACCGCCGACAACATCAAGGCCGACCTCATCACGGACTTCGAGGAGGTCGAAGACGTCCGGGTGAAGGTGCCGAGCGCCGGCGACCACACGAACAGCACCGTCGAGGGCGGTCGCGGCGGCGAACTCCAGTACGGCTCCGAAGACCCCGGCCACTTCTGA
- a CDS encoding DUF5787 family protein, whose protein sequence is MADADPDSDPGARREFAFELGLCAHLEAATDWLVGRQLGAAVERPGRRIVDVVGVAPGPAFDDRARITAETVPVRAVESDVGVGEAVPRRRAVRETTGLTDALVDRAIEVGFFATERRNGREYLRQTTRYPDEWFDRLVGIENKPDLGSPGALERQLRTDVSLGLFEAVILATESHVTRAHLNRIPDAVGVWRFDPDVGERTVVREPTALATDEGGVELVERRPLETEIAIVAADAKARARRRIAERAYGKGWRTYDLPACEHAAATDDGRPYCARFERVVDPSRTCRDCDAREPGRAPAVDVDALRASRTAWEPDPSGVRRRQSGLDRFQ, encoded by the coding sequence GTGGCCGACGCCGATCCCGATTCCGACCCCGGCGCGAGACGGGAGTTCGCCTTCGAGCTCGGGCTCTGTGCGCACCTCGAAGCGGCGACCGACTGGCTCGTCGGCCGACAGCTCGGCGCGGCGGTCGAGCGCCCCGGCCGGCGCATCGTCGACGTCGTCGGCGTCGCGCCCGGGCCGGCGTTCGACGACCGCGCACGGATCACCGCCGAGACGGTCCCCGTGCGCGCCGTCGAGAGCGACGTCGGCGTCGGCGAGGCCGTCCCCAGGCGGCGAGCAGTCCGCGAGACCACGGGGCTGACCGACGCGCTCGTCGACCGGGCGATCGAAGTGGGCTTTTTCGCGACCGAGCGCCGCAACGGGCGGGAGTACCTCCGGCAGACGACGCGCTACCCCGACGAGTGGTTCGACCGCCTCGTCGGCATCGAGAACAAGCCCGACCTGGGCTCGCCGGGCGCGCTGGAGCGCCAACTCCGCACGGACGTCTCGCTGGGGCTCTTCGAGGCGGTGATCCTGGCGACGGAGAGCCACGTCACCCGCGCGCACCTGAACCGGATCCCCGACGCCGTCGGCGTCTGGCGGTTCGATCCCGACGTGGGCGAGCGGACCGTGGTCCGCGAGCCGACGGCGCTCGCGACCGACGAGGGTGGCGTCGAACTCGTCGAGCGACGCCCGCTGGAGACCGAGATCGCGATCGTCGCGGCCGACGCGAAGGCGCGGGCGCGGCGGCGGATCGCCGAGCGCGCCTACGGGAAGGGCTGGCGCACCTACGACCTCCCGGCGTGCGAACACGCGGCCGCGACAGACGACGGCCGCCCGTACTGCGCGCGGTTCGAGCGCGTCGTCGACCCGAGCCGGACGTGCCGCGACTGCGACGCCCGAGAGCCGGGGCGCGCGCCGGCGGTCGACGTCGACGCGCTCCGAGCGTCGCGAACGGCCTGGGAGCCCGACCCGTCGGGCGTTCGGCGCCGGCAGTCCGGGCTGGACCGTTTTCAGTGA
- a CDS encoding TQO small subunit DoxD — protein MATSTRTTLGNPLDFDLQGTMAGYWVAVLRVITGYWFLHAGITKFAFIAGEPFSAQGWLANAPAASPIQGFLMWAGQTPWMLEFTNFMIPIGETLIGLGLVVGALVRLASFFGAFLMVFFYLGNAAWSHGLVNGDLMGLLLFVTMGVLGAGRVLGLDAIIEDMDFADTRIAKYLLG, from the coding sequence ATGGCAACTTCAACCCGAACGACGCTCGGCAATCCGCTGGACTTCGACCTGCAGGGGACGATGGCGGGCTACTGGGTCGCGGTCCTGCGCGTGATCACCGGCTACTGGTTCCTCCACGCGGGGATCACCAAGTTCGCCTTCATCGCGGGCGAGCCGTTCAGCGCGCAGGGGTGGCTGGCCAACGCGCCCGCCGCGAGCCCGATCCAGGGCTTCCTCATGTGGGCGGGCCAGACCCCCTGGATGCTGGAGTTCACGAACTTCATGATCCCGATCGGTGAGACGCTCATCGGGCTCGGCCTCGTCGTCGGCGCGCTCGTCAGGCTGGCGAGCTTCTTCGGGGCCTTCCTGATGGTGTTCTTCTACCTCGGGAACGCCGCGTGGAGCCACGGCCTGGTCAACGGCGACCTGATGGGCCTGCTGCTCTTCGTGACGATGGGCGTCCTCGGTGCCGGTCGCGTCCTCGGCCTGGACGCGATCATCGAGGACATGGACTTCGCGGACACCCGGATCGCGAAGTACCTCCTCGGGTGA